Proteins found in one Sorghum bicolor cultivar BTx623 chromosome 1, Sorghum_bicolor_NCBIv3, whole genome shotgun sequence genomic segment:
- the LOC8062503 gene encoding thionin, whose protein sequence is MDKTKSLVITMLILGLVLEQQGQAVHANKSCCPSRIARNMYNTCRFRGASRETCARFARCEIVQGKCKDPHYIDHQYSPYSDSEAADAVLEFCKSGCTSSVCNNIKTAALKEEEDDAVDRCGEACYRFCTKHVDAATNVS, encoded by the exons ATGGATAAGACTAAGAGCTTGGTTATCACCATGCTTATCCTGGGTCTAGTTCTGGAGCAGCAGGGCCAAGCAGTGCACGCTAATAAGAGCTGCTGCCCATCCAGGATTGCAAGAAATATGTACAATACATGCCGCTTTCGAGGCGCTTCCAGGGAAACGTGTGCGAGATTCGCACGCTGCGAAATTGTTCAGGGGAAATGTAAAGACCCTCACTACATTGACCACCAGTACTCCCCTTACTCGGACTCTG AGGCAGCGGATGCTGTGCTTGAATTCTGCAAGTCGGGATGTACATCGTCTGTGTGCAACAACATCAAAaccg CTGCCCTgaaagaagaggaggatgaTGCCGTGGACCGCTGCGGCGAAGCATGCTACCGCTTCTGCACCAAGCATGTTGACGCTGCCACCAATGTTTCTTAA
- the LOC8062504 gene encoding B3 domain-containing protein Os03g0619800 — MNIVCEVCGDIGFRQLLLCCRDCKRYAVHQYCLDKVVFDASLIEWFCYECQQRRGEVTCIRSLEQVSSEGPLSHGQFGTLVHQLTTKRVESVRDAGPYSPNGGCDELFSCPGIENIPRVRERSVDPINISRISEHDTTQASASSERSTECQTASSCRREKTAKMAMASSSSEESGEDILSEKEFLEYVLAYRCYLSKAQKKRVMELIQEIQPEFTIFISIMRRGNVQPPGPFLGITRDYASAHFPDGSKHVTLETPGKSKKWHPKFYRRDESRNYMLIGQWLDFVRDNHVQEGDICLLVPTKDEIRCTFMVYVLHEATHSRGGAGFQMGGPFPGASSAHMASEIHIEEEPIAGEHVSSESDMQEIPHEPLEGGDSDDQFVPPYIVPCKSPLSKSQKRIVEERVRAIRSEIPICVAVMKNNNVGVAQRWMLELGSRYGSVYLPTKGQNIWLQCGGKTWKAKMMFHNGRRWFLNGGWPNFARGNGLRVGDICLFELKKKESKLTMAVHIIRKEKF, encoded by the exons ATG AACATTGTGTGTGAAGTCTGTGGAGATATTGGTTTCAGACAACTTCTGCTATGTTGCAGAGACTGCAAGCGTTATGCTGTGCACCA ATACTGTTTGGACAAAGTTGTCTTCGATGCATCGTTAATAGAATGGTTCTGTTATGAATGCCAACAAAGGCGTGGTGAAGTTACTTGCATCAGATCTCTAGAGCAGGTGTCAAGTGAAGGGCCACTAAGTCATGGTCAATTTGGTACTCTGGTACACCAGCTAACTACCAAGAGGGTGGAGTCAGTAAGGGATGCAGGGCCATATTCACCCAATGGTGGTTGTGATGAATTATTTTCCTGCCCTGGCATAGAAAACATCCCAAGAGTTCGAGAAAGAAGTGTAGATCCCATTAATATTTCCAGAATTTCTGAACATGATACCACACAAGCGTCTGCAAGCAGTGAAAGATCCACGGAGTGTCAAACGGCTAGCTCCTGTCGTCGCGAGAAAACTGCGAAGATGGCTATGGCGTCCTCATCATCTGAGGAGTCAG GAGAAGACATTCTCTCTGAAAAGGAATTTTTGGAATATGTTTTGGCATATAGATGCTACCTATCTAAAGCACAAAAGAAGAGAGTAATGGAGCTTATTCAGGAAATTCAACCTGAATTCACAATTTTTATATCAATAATGCGGAGGGGCAATGTGCAACCCCCGGGTCCTTTTCTG GGAATTACCAGGGATTATGCAAGTGCACATTTCCCAGATGGAAGTAAACATGTCACTCTTGAGACGCCTGGCAAGAGCAAGAAGTGGCATCCCAAATTCTACAGAAGAGATGAAAGTAGAAATTACATGCTGATAGGACAGTGGCTAGACTTTGTCCGTGACAATCATGTGCAGGAGGGAGATATCTGCCTCCTTGTACCGACAAAAGATGAGATAAGGTGCACATTTATGGTCTATGTTCTTCATGAAGCAACTCATTCTAGAGGTGGGGCTGGCTTTCAAATGGGTGGCCCATTCCCTGGTGCATCTAGTGCACACATGGCTTCAGAAATCCATATCGAGGAGGAACCTATCGCTG GTGAACATGTTTCCTCGGAAAGTGATATGCAAGAAATTCCTCATGAACCTCTGGAGGGCGGAGACTCTGATGATCAATTTGTGCCTCCATACATTGTACCATGCAAGAGTCCTCTATCTAAATCCCAGAAGAGAATCGTTGAGGAGCGAGTGCGAGCCATCCGATCTGAAATTCCCATTTGTGTGGCAGTAATGAAGAACAACAACGTTGGTGTTGCTCAACGTTGGATGCTA GAATTAGGTTCACGATATGGTTCGGTATATCTCCCAACTAAAGGGCAAAATATATGGCTCCAATGTGGGGGGAAGACATGGAAGGCAAAAATGATGTTTCACAATGGTAGAAGGTGGTTTCTTAATGGAGGTTGGCCCAATTTTGCTCGTGGCAATGGCCTGCGCGTGGGTGACATCTGTCTATTCGAACTGAAGAAGAAAGAGAGTAAGCTTACCATGGCAGTCCATATCATTCGCAAGGAGAAGTTTTAG
- the LOC8062505 gene encoding B3 domain-containing protein Os03g0619600 isoform X2: MNTVCEVCGDIGYRQLLLCCRDCKRCAVHQYCLDKVVFDASLIKWFCYECLQRHGEVICISSQEKVSSERPPSHAHFRSPVHQLVTKSVESVRDAEPWRNGKNESFATKYTSLNRIYSSVKKHNKKKSLMKPMGNCTSRKVRIAKVTTHTSAEASCSCESIGTESAQSNHGKNQQVDHENPVASVRERSVDPISISCSSHDTIAASESSERSTECQKASSCRHRKTVKMATVSSSSEESGENTISKNVSLKYVLAYRSYLSKAQNKRVMKLIQEIQPEFTIFISIMRRNNVAPPGPFLGITKEYAVAHFPDKTTNVTLETPGKSKKWHPKFYKRDESRKNMLMGQWLDFVRDNHVQEGDICLLLPTKDEIRYTFMIYVLHETTHSGGGAGFQRIGPCPGSSSAKMASEIHIEEEPTTGEHVSLESDMQEISHEPLESRDSDDPFERPPYYVPCRNPLSRSQKRIVEERVRAIRSEIPICVAVMKNNNIGVAQRWMLELCSGFASVYLPTMGQTILLQCEGKTWEAKMMFHNGRRWFLNGGWPNFARGNSLRVGDMCLFELKAKESKLTMAVHIIRKEQF, encoded by the exons ATG AACACTGTGTGTGAAGTCTGTGGAGATATTGGTTACAGACAACTTCTGCTCTGTTGCAGAGACTGCAAGCGTTGTGCTGTCCACCA ATACTGTTTGGACAAAGTTGTCTTCGATGCATCGTTAATAAAATGGTTCTGTTATGAATGCCTACAAAGGCATGGTGAAGTTATTTGTATCAGTTCTCAAGAGAAGGTGTCCAGTGAAAGGCCACCAAGTCATGCTCATTTTCGTTCGCCAGTACATCAGCTAGTTACCAAGAGTGTGGAATCAGTAAGGGATGCAGAGCCATGGAGAAATGGAAAAAATGAATCATTTGCGACTAAATATACATCTCTCAACAGAATTTATTCTTCGGTTAAGAAGCACAATAAAAAGAAGTCACTTATGAAACCAATGGGTAACTGCACAAGTAGAAAAGTACGAATCGCTAAAGTTACCACCCATACAAGTGCTGAAGCATCATGCTCTTGTGAAAGCATTGGAACAGAATCAGCTCAGAGCAACCATGGCAAGAACCAGCAGGTAGACCATGAAAACCCTGTTGCAAGTGTTCGAGAAAGAAGTGTAGATCCCATTAGTATTTCATGCAGCTCTCATGATACCATAGCAGCATCCGAAAGCAGTGAAAGATCCACGGAATGCCAAAAGGCTAGCTCCTGTCGTCATCGGAAAACTGTGAAGATGGCTACGGTGTCCTCATCATCTGAGGAGTCAG GAgaaaacactatctctaaaaacGTATCTTTGAAGTATGTTTTGGCATATAGAAGTTATCTATCTAAAGCACAAAATAAGAGAGTAATGAAGCTTATTCAGGAAATTCAACCTGAATTCACAATTTTTATATCAATAATGCGGAGGAACAATGTAGCACCCCCGGGTCCTTTTCTG GGAATTACCAAGGAATATGCAGTTGCACATTTCCCAGATAAAACCACAAATGTCACTCTTGAGACGCCTGGCAAGAGCAAGAAGTGGCATCCCAAATTCTACAAAAGAGATGAAAgtagaaagaacatgctgatgGGACAGTGGCTAGACTTTGTCCGTGACAATCATGTGCAGGAGGGAGATATCTGCCTCCTTTTACCGACAAAAGATGAGATAAGATACACATTTATGATCTATGTTCTTCATGAAACAACTCATTCTGGAGGTGGGGCTGGCTTTCAAAGGATTGGCCCATGCCCTGGTTCATCTAGTGCAAAGATGGCTTCAGAAATCCATATTGAGGAGGAACCAACCACTG GAGAACATGTTTCCTTGGAAAGTGATATGCAAGAAATTTCTCATGAACCTCTGGAGAGCAGAGACTCTGATGATCCATTCGAACGACCTCCATACTATGTACCATGCAGGAATCCTCTATCTAGATCCCAAAAGAGAATTGTTGAGGAGCGAGTGCGAGCTATCCGATCTGAAATTCCCATTTGTGTGGCAGTAATGAAGAACAACAACATTGGTGTCGCTCAGCGATGGATGCTA GAATTATGTTCAGGATTTGCTTCGGTATATCTCCCAACTATGGGTCAAACCATATTGCTCCAGTGCGAGGGGAAGACGTGGGAGGCCAAAATGATGTTTCATAATGGTAGAAGGTGGTTTCTTAATGGAGGTTGGCCCAATTTCGCTCGTGGCAACAGCCTGCGTGTCGGCGACATGTGTCTATTTGAACTGAAGGCGAAAGAGAGTAAGCTTACCATGGCAGTCCATATCATTCGCAAGGAGCAGTTTTAG
- the LOC8062505 gene encoding B3 domain-containing protein Os03g0619600 isoform X1 has translation MNTVCEVCGDIGYRQLLLCCRDCKRCAVHQYCLDKVVFDASLIKWFCYECLQRHGEVICISSQEKVSSERPPSHAHFRSPVHQLVTKSVESVRDAEPWRNGKNESFATKYTSLNRIYSSVKKHNKKKSLMKPMGNCTSRKVRIAKVTTHTSAEASCSCESIGTESAQSNHGKNQQVDHENPVASVRERSVDPISISCSSHDTIAASESSERSTECQKASSCRHRKTVKMATVSSSSEESGYSIIQVPCIFTLNCTSLIINSVAKFCTGENTISKNVSLKYVLAYRSYLSKAQNKRVMKLIQEIQPEFTIFISIMRRNNVAPPGPFLGITKEYAVAHFPDKTTNVTLETPGKSKKWHPKFYKRDESRKNMLMGQWLDFVRDNHVQEGDICLLLPTKDEIRYTFMIYVLHETTHSGGGAGFQRIGPCPGSSSAKMASEIHIEEEPTTGEHVSLESDMQEISHEPLESRDSDDPFERPPYYVPCRNPLSRSQKRIVEERVRAIRSEIPICVAVMKNNNIGVAQRWMLELCSGFASVYLPTMGQTILLQCEGKTWEAKMMFHNGRRWFLNGGWPNFARGNSLRVGDMCLFELKAKESKLTMAVHIIRKEQF, from the exons ATG AACACTGTGTGTGAAGTCTGTGGAGATATTGGTTACAGACAACTTCTGCTCTGTTGCAGAGACTGCAAGCGTTGTGCTGTCCACCA ATACTGTTTGGACAAAGTTGTCTTCGATGCATCGTTAATAAAATGGTTCTGTTATGAATGCCTACAAAGGCATGGTGAAGTTATTTGTATCAGTTCTCAAGAGAAGGTGTCCAGTGAAAGGCCACCAAGTCATGCTCATTTTCGTTCGCCAGTACATCAGCTAGTTACCAAGAGTGTGGAATCAGTAAGGGATGCAGAGCCATGGAGAAATGGAAAAAATGAATCATTTGCGACTAAATATACATCTCTCAACAGAATTTATTCTTCGGTTAAGAAGCACAATAAAAAGAAGTCACTTATGAAACCAATGGGTAACTGCACAAGTAGAAAAGTACGAATCGCTAAAGTTACCACCCATACAAGTGCTGAAGCATCATGCTCTTGTGAAAGCATTGGAACAGAATCAGCTCAGAGCAACCATGGCAAGAACCAGCAGGTAGACCATGAAAACCCTGTTGCAAGTGTTCGAGAAAGAAGTGTAGATCCCATTAGTATTTCATGCAGCTCTCATGATACCATAGCAGCATCCGAAAGCAGTGAAAGATCCACGGAATGCCAAAAGGCTAGCTCCTGTCGTCATCGGAAAACTGTGAAGATGGCTACGGTGTCCTCATCATCTGAGGAGTCAGGTTATAGCATTATTCAAGTTCCATGCATATTTACCTTGAATTGTACATCACTTATTATAAACTCTGTTGCAAAATTTTGTACAGGAgaaaacactatctctaaaaacGTATCTTTGAAGTATGTTTTGGCATATAGAAGTTATCTATCTAAAGCACAAAATAAGAGAGTAATGAAGCTTATTCAGGAAATTCAACCTGAATTCACAATTTTTATATCAATAATGCGGAGGAACAATGTAGCACCCCCGGGTCCTTTTCTG GGAATTACCAAGGAATATGCAGTTGCACATTTCCCAGATAAAACCACAAATGTCACTCTTGAGACGCCTGGCAAGAGCAAGAAGTGGCATCCCAAATTCTACAAAAGAGATGAAAgtagaaagaacatgctgatgGGACAGTGGCTAGACTTTGTCCGTGACAATCATGTGCAGGAGGGAGATATCTGCCTCCTTTTACCGACAAAAGATGAGATAAGATACACATTTATGATCTATGTTCTTCATGAAACAACTCATTCTGGAGGTGGGGCTGGCTTTCAAAGGATTGGCCCATGCCCTGGTTCATCTAGTGCAAAGATGGCTTCAGAAATCCATATTGAGGAGGAACCAACCACTG GAGAACATGTTTCCTTGGAAAGTGATATGCAAGAAATTTCTCATGAACCTCTGGAGAGCAGAGACTCTGATGATCCATTCGAACGACCTCCATACTATGTACCATGCAGGAATCCTCTATCTAGATCCCAAAAGAGAATTGTTGAGGAGCGAGTGCGAGCTATCCGATCTGAAATTCCCATTTGTGTGGCAGTAATGAAGAACAACAACATTGGTGTCGCTCAGCGATGGATGCTA GAATTATGTTCAGGATTTGCTTCGGTATATCTCCCAACTATGGGTCAAACCATATTGCTCCAGTGCGAGGGGAAGACGTGGGAGGCCAAAATGATGTTTCATAATGGTAGAAGGTGGTTTCTTAATGGAGGTTGGCCCAATTTCGCTCGTGGCAACAGCCTGCGTGTCGGCGACATGTGTCTATTTGAACTGAAGGCGAAAGAGAGTAAGCTTACCATGGCAGTCCATATCATTCGCAAGGAGCAGTTTTAG
- the LOC8062505 gene encoding B3 domain-containing protein Os03g0619600 isoform X3, translating into MATVSSSSEESGENTISKNVSLKYVLAYRSYLSKAQNKRVMKLIQEIQPEFTIFISIMRRNNVAPPGPFLGITKEYAVAHFPDKTTNVTLETPGKSKKWHPKFYKRDESRKNMLMGQWLDFVRDNHVQEGDICLLLPTKDEIRYTFMIYVLHETTHSGGGAGFQRIGPCPGSSSAKMASEIHIEEEPTTGEHVSLESDMQEISHEPLESRDSDDPFERPPYYVPCRNPLSRSQKRIVEERVRAIRSEIPICVAVMKNNNIGVAQRWMLELCSGFASVYLPTMGQTILLQCEGKTWEAKMMFHNGRRWFLNGGWPNFARGNSLRVGDMCLFELKAKESKLTMAVHIIRKEQF; encoded by the exons ATGGCTACGGTGTCCTCATCATCTGAGGAGTCAG GAgaaaacactatctctaaaaacGTATCTTTGAAGTATGTTTTGGCATATAGAAGTTATCTATCTAAAGCACAAAATAAGAGAGTAATGAAGCTTATTCAGGAAATTCAACCTGAATTCACAATTTTTATATCAATAATGCGGAGGAACAATGTAGCACCCCCGGGTCCTTTTCTG GGAATTACCAAGGAATATGCAGTTGCACATTTCCCAGATAAAACCACAAATGTCACTCTTGAGACGCCTGGCAAGAGCAAGAAGTGGCATCCCAAATTCTACAAAAGAGATGAAAgtagaaagaacatgctgatgGGACAGTGGCTAGACTTTGTCCGTGACAATCATGTGCAGGAGGGAGATATCTGCCTCCTTTTACCGACAAAAGATGAGATAAGATACACATTTATGATCTATGTTCTTCATGAAACAACTCATTCTGGAGGTGGGGCTGGCTTTCAAAGGATTGGCCCATGCCCTGGTTCATCTAGTGCAAAGATGGCTTCAGAAATCCATATTGAGGAGGAACCAACCACTG GAGAACATGTTTCCTTGGAAAGTGATATGCAAGAAATTTCTCATGAACCTCTGGAGAGCAGAGACTCTGATGATCCATTCGAACGACCTCCATACTATGTACCATGCAGGAATCCTCTATCTAGATCCCAAAAGAGAATTGTTGAGGAGCGAGTGCGAGCTATCCGATCTGAAATTCCCATTTGTGTGGCAGTAATGAAGAACAACAACATTGGTGTCGCTCAGCGATGGATGCTA GAATTATGTTCAGGATTTGCTTCGGTATATCTCCCAACTATGGGTCAAACCATATTGCTCCAGTGCGAGGGGAAGACGTGGGAGGCCAAAATGATGTTTCATAATGGTAGAAGGTGGTTTCTTAATGGAGGTTGGCCCAATTTCGCTCGTGGCAACAGCCTGCGTGTCGGCGACATGTGTCTATTTGAACTGAAGGCGAAAGAGAGTAAGCTTACCATGGCAGTCCATATCATTCGCAAGGAGCAGTTTTAG
- the LOC110433984 gene encoding B3 domain-containing protein Os03g0619600-like, whose amino-acid sequence MNGILHESLESKDSGSPSQPLYFLPSKSSLSKSQKKIVEERVQAIKSEVPIYVAIMRQFSLGISRKPVLELGSRYATAVNLPNGEQAVVLWCGRNIWKASMVTYRQRHYLCGGWHKFVRDNDLSLGDICLFELKRNERELTMMVHIIPMKEL is encoded by the exons ATGAATGGAATTTTGCATGAATCTCTGGAGAGCAAAGATTCTGGTAGTCCATCTCAGCCTCTCTACTTTTTACCATCCAAGAGCAGTCTATCTAAATCCCAAAAGAAGATTGTTGAAGAAAGAGTGCAAGCTATCAAATCCGAAGTTCCCATTTATGTAGCAATCATGAGGCAGTTCAGCCTTGGGATCTCTCGGAAACCTGTACTA GAATTAGGTTCGCGATATGCTACTGCTGTGAATCTCCCAAATGGAGAGCAAGCTGTGGTGCTCTGGTGCGGGAGAAATATATGGAAGGCCAGTATGGTGACATATCGTCAAAGGCATTATCTTTGTGGAGGTTGGCACAAATTTGTTCGTGACAATGATCTAAGTTTAGGTGATATCTGTCTGTTTGAACTGAAGAGGAACGAGAGGGAACTTACCATGATGGTCCACATCATTCCCATGAAGGAGCTTTAG
- the LOC8062506 gene encoding putative B3 domain-containing protein Os03g0619850 isoform X2, whose protein sequence is MARSGGSRTRMKKPCDCCKRYLDHLEQKNQSLSCFLGHMTANFKHSMVVPNRFAKQFGGRLSGTIKLESPNGNLYDVEVSEHLNKLMLGHGWEAFVDANHIEENDFLIFRHIEKSHFEVMIFDTDGCEKVFSCAGLRNTPCVQERSVDSVGISSSSCHDTTESSGSERFARSEKSGSSNHGKTENMATTSSSSEESGEHVSWKSDMEETSDGSPNSKDSGGPAEPSYILPGMSGLSRSQKKIIEAKVRAIKSEVPIYIAIMRKTNAAVSKLEFGTKYAAAHLPASEQTMVLQCKRKIWEARMKVTSGHRRFLGRGWTTFVRDNGLRVGDLCLFELKNERKLIMEVHIISREQF, encoded by the exons ATGGCTAGAAGTGGTGGTTCTCGGACTCGAATGAAGAAACCTTGTGATTGCTGCAAAAGGTACTTGGACCATTTGGAACAAAAGAATCAAAGTTTAAGCTGCTTCCTAGGGCATATGACTGCCAATTTTAAACATAGCATG GTAGTGCCAAACAGATTTGCGAAGCAGTTTGGAGGAAGGTTGTCAGGAACCATCAAATTAGAATCCCCTAATGGCAATCTGTACGACGTTGAAGTTTCAGAGCACTTAAATAAGTTGATGCTCGGACATGGATGGGAGGCATTTGTTGATGCAAATCACATAGAAGAGAATGACTTCTTGATCTTTCGTCACATTGAGAAATCTCATTTTGAGGTTATGATCTTCGATACTGATGGCTGTGAGAAAGTCTTTTCTTGTGCTGGCCTAAGGAACACCCCATGTGTTCAAGAACGAAGTGTAGATTCTGTTGGTATTTCAAGCAGCTCTTGTCATGATACCACAGAATCATCTGGAAGTGAAAGGTTCGCAAGGTCTGAGAAGAGTGGATCCAGTAACCATGGAAAGACCGAAAATATGGCTACAACATCCTCATCATCTGAGGAGTCAG GAGAACATGTTTCATGGAAGAGTGACATGGAAGAAACTTCTGATGGATCTCCAAACAGCAAGGATTCTGGAGGTCCTGCTGAGCCTTCCTACATTTTACCAGGCATGAGCGGTCTATCTCGATCCCAAAAGAAGATTATTGAGGCGAAAGTGAGAGCCATCAAATCTGAAGTTCCCATTTACATAGCAATAATGAGGAAGACCAATGCTGCTGTCTCTAAGCTT GAATTCGGCACAAAATATGCTGCTGCTCATCTTCCAGCTAGCGAGCAGACCATGGTGCTCCAGTGCAAGAGGAAGATCTGGGAGGCCAGGATGAAGGTTACTAGTGGCCACAGGAGGTTTCTGGGGAGAGGCTGGACGACATTTGTTCGTGACAATGGTCTGCGAGTCGGTGACCTCTGTCTGTTTGAACTGAAGAATGAGAGGAAGCTTATCATGGAGGTCCATATCATCTCCAGGGAGCAGTTTTAG
- the LOC8062506 gene encoding putative B3 domain-containing protein Os03g0619850 isoform X1, which translates to MNLVMARSGGSRTRMKKPCDCCKRYLDHLEQKNQSLSCFLGHMTANFKHSMVVPNRFAKQFGGRLSGTIKLESPNGNLYDVEVSEHLNKLMLGHGWEAFVDANHIEENDFLIFRHIEKSHFEVMIFDTDGCEKVFSCAGLRNTPCVQERSVDSVGISSSSCHDTTESSGSERFARSEKSGSSNHGKTENMATTSSSSEESGEHVSWKSDMEETSDGSPNSKDSGGPAEPSYILPGMSGLSRSQKKIIEAKVRAIKSEVPIYIAIMRKTNAAVSKLEFGTKYAAAHLPASEQTMVLQCKRKIWEARMKVTSGHRRFLGRGWTTFVRDNGLRVGDLCLFELKNERKLIMEVHIISREQF; encoded by the exons ATGAACC TTGTCATGGCTAGAAGTGGTGGTTCTCGGACTCGAATGAAGAAACCTTGTGATTGCTGCAAAAGGTACTTGGACCATTTGGAACAAAAGAATCAAAGTTTAAGCTGCTTCCTAGGGCATATGACTGCCAATTTTAAACATAGCATG GTAGTGCCAAACAGATTTGCGAAGCAGTTTGGAGGAAGGTTGTCAGGAACCATCAAATTAGAATCCCCTAATGGCAATCTGTACGACGTTGAAGTTTCAGAGCACTTAAATAAGTTGATGCTCGGACATGGATGGGAGGCATTTGTTGATGCAAATCACATAGAAGAGAATGACTTCTTGATCTTTCGTCACATTGAGAAATCTCATTTTGAGGTTATGATCTTCGATACTGATGGCTGTGAGAAAGTCTTTTCTTGTGCTGGCCTAAGGAACACCCCATGTGTTCAAGAACGAAGTGTAGATTCTGTTGGTATTTCAAGCAGCTCTTGTCATGATACCACAGAATCATCTGGAAGTGAAAGGTTCGCAAGGTCTGAGAAGAGTGGATCCAGTAACCATGGAAAGACCGAAAATATGGCTACAACATCCTCATCATCTGAGGAGTCAG GAGAACATGTTTCATGGAAGAGTGACATGGAAGAAACTTCTGATGGATCTCCAAACAGCAAGGATTCTGGAGGTCCTGCTGAGCCTTCCTACATTTTACCAGGCATGAGCGGTCTATCTCGATCCCAAAAGAAGATTATTGAGGCGAAAGTGAGAGCCATCAAATCTGAAGTTCCCATTTACATAGCAATAATGAGGAAGACCAATGCTGCTGTCTCTAAGCTT GAATTCGGCACAAAATATGCTGCTGCTCATCTTCCAGCTAGCGAGCAGACCATGGTGCTCCAGTGCAAGAGGAAGATCTGGGAGGCCAGGATGAAGGTTACTAGTGGCCACAGGAGGTTTCTGGGGAGAGGCTGGACGACATTTGTTCGTGACAATGGTCTGCGAGTCGGTGACCTCTGTCTGTTTGAACTGAAGAATGAGAGGAAGCTTATCATGGAGGTCCATATCATCTCCAGGGAGCAGTTTTAG